A region from the Pseudomonas sp. P8_229 genome encodes:
- a CDS encoding efflux transporter outer membrane subunit — protein sequence MIKVESAGAFASKPAPTGGTHSNVWERACSRRGQWQQLTFSALLALGLSACTVGPDFHKPQATQIADWAKPARSAPSQAVSQPLNERWWDVFHDAQLSALTQRAMQSNLDLQLASSRLQQSRAARQVITSDRYPNSVATGSYARKRNSGEGLSDPSGHNGDSAFNLWDAGFSASWELDFWGRVRRETEAADANLEVAENARRGVLLAVLADTAQNYIQLRGVQNTRAVTEQNLDVARHSLKLSQLRLNDGVATDLDVAEAAAQVAAIESRLPALEQRQSQLINAISLLMGEPPQALAKALSTDAAVPQSPLQVAIGLPSQLAERRPDIRQAEAHLHAATANIGVAKGDFYPRITLSGSLGSQAMQLSDFGSWGSRAFGIGPQFSLPLFDGGRLRGMLQLREAQQQEAAIAYQQTVLRAWHEIDDQLSAYNASQRRRDSLAEAVRQNQIALRTAQQQYVEGVVDFVNVLTVQSALLATQEQWVESSTGVSLAMVGLYKALGGGWQSVYPEAEMAQR from the coding sequence ATGATCAAGGTCGAATCGGCTGGCGCTTTCGCGAGCAAGCCCGCTCCCACAGGAGGAACGCATTCCAACGTGTGGGAGCGAGCCTGCTCGCGAAGAGGCCAGTGGCAGCAACTCACCTTCAGTGCCTTGCTCGCCCTTGGCCTCAGCGCCTGCACCGTCGGCCCGGATTTCCACAAACCCCAGGCCACGCAAATCGCCGACTGGGCCAAACCCGCCAGGTCCGCCCCAAGCCAGGCGGTCAGTCAGCCGCTGAACGAACGCTGGTGGGATGTTTTCCATGATGCGCAGCTCTCGGCCCTCACACAGCGTGCAATGCAGAGCAACCTCGACTTGCAACTGGCCAGCAGCCGCTTGCAACAAAGCCGCGCCGCGCGCCAGGTGATCACGTCGGATCGTTACCCGAACAGCGTCGCTACCGGTAGCTACGCGCGTAAACGCAACAGCGGCGAAGGCCTGAGTGATCCGTCCGGACACAATGGCGATTCCGCCTTCAACCTGTGGGACGCCGGTTTCTCGGCCTCGTGGGAACTGGATTTCTGGGGCCGCGTGCGCCGGGAAACCGAAGCCGCCGACGCCAACCTTGAAGTCGCCGAAAACGCTCGTCGCGGCGTGTTGCTGGCGGTTCTTGCCGACACCGCGCAGAACTACATCCAGCTGCGCGGCGTGCAGAACACTCGTGCGGTCACCGAGCAGAACCTCGATGTCGCCCGGCACAGCCTCAAACTGTCGCAACTGCGCCTCAACGATGGTGTGGCGACCGATCTGGACGTCGCCGAAGCCGCCGCGCAGGTCGCCGCCATCGAGTCGCGTCTGCCCGCCCTGGAGCAACGCCAGTCGCAGCTGATCAACGCGATCAGCCTGTTGATGGGCGAACCGCCACAAGCGTTGGCCAAAGCGTTATCCACAGACGCGGCGGTGCCGCAGTCGCCGCTGCAAGTCGCCATTGGCCTGCCGTCGCAGCTGGCCGAACGCCGTCCGGACATCCGTCAGGCCGAGGCGCATCTGCATGCCGCCACCGCCAACATCGGCGTGGCCAAGGGCGATTTTTATCCGCGCATCACCTTGTCCGGCAGCCTCGGCTCACAGGCAATGCAACTCAGTGATTTCGGCTCCTGGGGTTCACGCGCGTTCGGTATCGGCCCGCAATTCAGCCTGCCGCTGTTCGACGGCGGACGCCTGCGCGGCATGTTGCAACTGCGCGAAGCCCAGCAACAGGAAGCGGCCATCGCCTACCAGCAAACCGTGCTGCGCGCCTGGCATGAAATCGACGACCAATTGAGCGCATACAACGCCAGCCAACGCCGCCGCGACAGCCTCGCCGAAGCCGTACGCCAGAACCAGATCGCCCTGCGCACCGCACAACAGCAATACGTCGAAGGCGTGGTCGATTTCGTCAACGTCCTCACCGTGCAGAGCGCGTTGCTGGCGACGCAGGAGCAGTGGGTGGAAAGTTCGACCGGGGTGTCGCTGGCGATGGTCGGGTTGTACAAGGCGTTGGGTGGGGGATGGCAGTCGGTGTATCCGGAGGCGGAGATGGCGCAACGCTAA
- a CDS encoding MarR family winged helix-turn-helix transcriptional regulator, producing the protein MNISSAMVVAARHWRKICQTTLVNYGISEACAVPLLMIGRLGEGVRQVQVAQAAGMESPSLVRLLDQLCHAGYVCRTEDAQDRRAKCLSLTDTGRELVQAVEVELVRLRHEVLEGIDRSDLEATLRVLRAFEAANPPVVINS; encoded by the coding sequence ATGAACATCAGCAGTGCCATGGTGGTGGCCGCCAGGCACTGGCGCAAGATCTGCCAGACCACGCTGGTCAACTACGGCATCTCCGAAGCCTGCGCCGTGCCGTTGTTGATGATCGGGCGGCTGGGTGAGGGCGTTCGCCAGGTGCAGGTGGCGCAGGCGGCCGGGATGGAGAGTCCGTCTCTGGTGCGCCTGCTCGATCAGTTGTGCCACGCCGGATATGTCTGTCGCACCGAAGATGCGCAGGATCGCCGAGCCAAGTGCTTGAGCCTGACCGACACTGGCCGCGAGCTGGTGCAGGCGGTGGAAGTCGAACTGGTCCGTCTGCGTCATGAAGTGCTTGAAGGCATCGACCGGAGTGATCTGGAAGCTACGCTTCGGGTACTGAGAGCTTTTGAGGCGGCCAATCCGCCTGTGGTGATCAATTCTTGA
- a CDS encoding aminoacyl-tRNA deacylase, which translates to MRMAKKVQSSLNRAHCEYDVVAHRHSASSLETARVSGVPAERVAKSVILDDHHGHYLMAVLPASRHLDLSKVRSNGEWQITRESNLAHIFDDCERGAVPPLGDSYGLDMVIDPLLTRQKDIYLEAGNHNYLLHMSMPEFLRMVPHAQVRELSQ; encoded by the coding sequence ATGCGTATGGCAAAAAAAGTACAGAGCAGCCTGAACCGGGCGCACTGTGAATATGACGTCGTGGCCCACCGACACTCGGCCAGCAGCCTGGAAACCGCACGGGTTAGCGGGGTGCCCGCCGAACGGGTAGCCAAATCGGTGATCCTCGACGACCACCACGGGCATTACCTGATGGCCGTGCTGCCGGCCAGCCGGCACCTGGACTTGAGCAAAGTGCGCAGCAACGGTGAATGGCAGATCACCCGGGAAAGCAATCTGGCGCATATCTTCGATGACTGCGAACGCGGCGCGGTGCCGCCGCTGGGTGATTCCTATGGTCTGGACATGGTCATCGATCCGCTGCTGACCCGGCAGAAAGACATCTACCTGGAAGCCGGCAACCACAACTATCTGCTGCACATGAGCATGCCCGAGTTCCTGAGAATGGTGCCGCATGCGCAGGTGCGGGAGTTGAGTCAATAG
- a CDS encoding glycosyltransferase family 39 protein, which translates to MAAHRETPVGDTQDPRAVPGAWLVALRLIRWAREHWLLPIMLLAAVVRFYDLTAAAIWFDEGSSVLLSQFPLAEIWGHAAHDVHPPLYFMLLHGWIGLFGDGILSIRLMSALPGIVTVGLGVWLVDLLATRRAALLAGLLLALLPTAVRYSQEVRMYSLLGMWLIGATIALIYWVRQPRRHRYLVAYALLMTVAFYTHYFTVLCVISHWLYLAVVRVQPGYRLRHIQRPGWWLANLSIALLYLPWVPNLLDLLQHVPELKASNDIGWEDPVTLVSLPSMVWSLLIQDDGLTLPAWLFWLLPVALAAVIVVGLRRDRSVFRGSLLLLSYSVVPILLVFGVSFISPVFIERYVTVYALGLPMLVALAVDRLYTGFRVLALAILVLFVGVELVGVKNNATVDSNDQFSVVVDYVNRHFTEGDRIVTSDMMWYLSYIYYNRTDAQVRLYTPPAPDGRSTRPNAYGFGTLVSEEVYLDQLADVSKGSNRVWLIGTLDESNEFAALPEGWQRQSDVHAGGAFARLYVRVPSAEKSGG; encoded by the coding sequence ATGGCGGCACACAGAGAAACGCCGGTTGGCGACACGCAGGATCCACGTGCGGTCCCGGGGGCATGGTTGGTTGCCCTGCGCCTGATTCGCTGGGCCAGAGAGCACTGGCTGTTGCCGATCATGCTGCTGGCGGCGGTGGTGCGTTTTTACGACCTGACGGCGGCGGCGATCTGGTTCGATGAAGGCTCCAGTGTCCTGCTGAGCCAGTTTCCGCTGGCCGAGATCTGGGGGCATGCGGCCCATGACGTGCATCCGCCGCTGTATTTCATGTTGCTGCACGGCTGGATCGGCCTGTTCGGGGACGGCATCCTGTCCATTCGCCTGATGAGCGCGTTGCCGGGGATCGTCACCGTCGGCCTCGGCGTGTGGCTGGTGGATCTGCTCGCCACCCGCCGCGCCGCGTTGTTGGCCGGGCTGCTGCTGGCGCTGTTGCCCACCGCGGTGCGCTACAGCCAGGAAGTGCGCATGTATTCGCTGCTCGGCATGTGGCTGATCGGGGCGACGATTGCGCTGATCTACTGGGTCCGCCAACCGCGGCGGCATCGCTATCTGGTGGCCTATGCGCTGCTGATGACGGTAGCGTTTTATACCCATTACTTCACCGTGCTCTGCGTGATCAGCCATTGGCTGTACCTGGCGGTGGTGCGCGTGCAGCCGGGGTATCGGCTGCGGCATATCCAGCGCCCGGGCTGGTGGCTGGCCAACCTGAGCATCGCGTTGCTTTACCTGCCGTGGGTGCCCAACCTGCTTGATCTGCTGCAGCACGTCCCGGAGCTCAAGGCCAGTAACGACATCGGCTGGGAAGACCCGGTGACCCTCGTTTCGTTGCCGTCGATGGTCTGGTCGTTGCTGATTCAGGACGATGGTTTAACCCTGCCGGCGTGGCTGTTCTGGCTCTTGCCAGTGGCGCTGGCGGCAGTGATCGTCGTTGGCCTGCGTCGTGATCGCAGTGTGTTTCGCGGTAGCCTGTTGCTGCTGTCCTACAGCGTGGTGCCGATTCTGCTGGTGTTTGGCGTGTCGTTCATCTCGCCGGTGTTCATCGAACGTTACGTGACGGTCTACGCGCTGGGGCTGCCGATGCTGGTGGCGCTGGCGGTCGATCGCTTGTACACAGGCTTTCGCGTGCTGGCGCTGGCGATTCTGGTGCTGTTCGTCGGCGTCGAGTTGGTGGGCGTGAAGAACAACGCCACGGTCGACAGCAATGATCAGTTCAGCGTAGTGGTCGACTACGTCAACCGGCACTTCACTGAGGGTGACCGGATCGTCACCAGCGACATGATGTGGTACCTCAGTTACATCTACTACAACCGCACCGACGCGCAGGTCCGCCTGTACACGCCACCTGCGCCGGACGGGCGCTCCACGCGTCCCAACGCTTACGGGTTCGGCACGCTGGTCAGCGAGGAGGTTTACCTCGATCAACTCGCAGACGTGTCCAAGGGCAGCAATCGGGTCTGGCTGATCGGCACACTGGATGAGTCGAATGAGTTTGCAGCGTTGCCCGAGGGCTGGCAGCGGCAGAGCGATGTCCATGCCGGAGGCGCTTTTGCCCGCCTGTATGTGAGGGTGCCAAGCGCCGAAAAATCGGGTGGATGA
- a CDS encoding DUF2789 domain-containing protein: MEQPSHSLPSLFDQLGLSSDPTSIEQFIATHSPLKPELHLADAFFWTKSQADFLRSEILDDADWAEVVDQLNVLLRKGRDA; this comes from the coding sequence ATGGAGCAGCCAAGCCATAGCCTGCCGTCCCTGTTCGACCAACTCGGCCTGAGCAGCGACCCGACCAGCATCGAGCAATTCATCGCCACCCACTCGCCACTCAAACCCGAACTGCACCTGGCGGACGCGTTCTTCTGGACCAAAAGCCAGGCGGATTTTTTGCGCAGCGAGATTCTTGATGATGCAGATTGGGCGGAGGTGGTGGATCAGTTGAATGTGCTGCTGCGTAAGGGGCGCGATGCGTAA
- a CDS encoding slipin family protein: protein MGLQIGFVALLLLVIALAGSTFRILREYERGVVFQLGRFWQVKGPGLILLIPVVQQMVRVDLRTVVLDVPPQDVITRDNVSVKVNAVLYFRVLDPQKAIIQVEDFLSATSQLAQTTLRAVLGKHELDELLAEREQLNIDIQQVLDAQTDAWGIKVANVEIKHVDLNESMVRAIAKQAEAERERRAKVIHAEGELQASEKLMQAAEMLGRQPGAMQLRYMQTLSSIAGDKSSTIVFPLPIELLKGMADLSGKT from the coding sequence ATGGGTCTGCAAATCGGTTTTGTTGCACTGCTGCTGTTGGTCATCGCCCTGGCCGGGTCGACGTTCCGCATCCTGCGTGAGTACGAGCGCGGCGTGGTGTTCCAGCTCGGACGCTTCTGGCAGGTCAAGGGGCCGGGGCTGATCCTGCTGATTCCGGTGGTGCAGCAAATGGTCCGGGTCGACCTGCGCACCGTCGTCCTCGATGTGCCGCCGCAGGATGTGATCACCCGCGACAACGTCTCGGTGAAGGTCAACGCAGTGCTGTATTTCCGCGTGCTCGACCCGCAGAAGGCGATCATTCAGGTCGAAGACTTTCTCTCGGCCACCAGCCAACTGGCGCAGACCACCCTGCGCGCGGTGCTCGGCAAACATGAACTGGATGAACTGCTGGCCGAGCGCGAGCAGTTGAATATCGATATCCAACAAGTGCTCGATGCCCAGACCGACGCGTGGGGCATCAAGGTCGCCAACGTCGAGATCAAGCACGTCGACCTCAACGAGTCGATGGTGCGCGCCATTGCCAAACAGGCTGAAGCCGAACGCGAGCGCCGGGCCAAGGTGATCCACGCCGAAGGCGAACTGCAGGCCTCGGAAAAACTCATGCAGGCCGCCGAAATGCTCGGCCGCCAGCCCGGTGCCATGCAGTTGCGCTACATGCAGACCTTGAGTTCGATTGCCGGCGACAAGAGCTCGACCATTGTCTTTCCGTTGCCGATCGAGTTGCTTAAGGGGATGGCGGACCTGTCGGGCAAGACTTGA
- a CDS encoding HlyD family secretion protein: MTTQAKQKLAVAVAAALAVGVLVYLAMPGLFGKRTQQNTNDSFVSADYTLVVPRVAGFIKEVLVEDNQQVKAGQLLALIDDRDLRAAAQAADAQTLVARAQLQNARATLERQTSVIAQAQAAVVSAKAEMAFAQQELNRYNHLAGVGAGTVQNAQQARTRIDQATAHLDTATAKLAAERKQVDILTAQRDAAEGSLKHSQAALEIASFELSYTRITAPQDGMVGERAVRVGAYVTPGSKLLAVVPLRQAYVIANFQETQLTDVQPGQAVEVRVDSLGGEALSGRVESIAPATGVTFAAVKPDNATGNFTKVVQRIPVKILLEPGQPLAERLRVGMSVEARIDTRRSAPAVREVTQR, encoded by the coding sequence ATGACGACTCAAGCAAAGCAGAAACTCGCGGTGGCCGTGGCCGCCGCACTGGCGGTGGGTGTGCTGGTGTACCTGGCGATGCCCGGCCTGTTTGGTAAACGGACTCAGCAAAACACCAACGATTCGTTCGTTTCGGCCGACTACACTCTGGTGGTGCCGCGCGTGGCCGGTTTCATCAAGGAAGTGCTGGTGGAAGACAACCAGCAAGTGAAGGCCGGCCAACTGCTGGCCTTGATCGATGACCGTGATCTGCGCGCCGCTGCGCAAGCCGCCGATGCGCAAACCCTGGTCGCCCGCGCGCAATTGCAAAACGCCAGGGCGACGCTGGAGCGGCAGACGTCGGTGATCGCTCAGGCCCAGGCTGCGGTGGTGTCGGCCAAGGCTGAAATGGCTTTTGCTCAGCAGGAATTGAATCGCTACAACCATTTGGCCGGCGTCGGTGCCGGGACTGTGCAGAACGCGCAACAGGCGCGCACGCGTATCGATCAGGCGACTGCGCACCTCGACACGGCAACCGCGAAACTGGCGGCGGAGCGCAAGCAGGTCGACATTCTTACGGCTCAGCGCGATGCCGCCGAAGGCAGTTTGAAGCACTCGCAGGCGGCGCTGGAAATCGCCAGTTTCGAGCTGTCCTATACGCGCATCACTGCGCCACAGGACGGCATGGTCGGCGAGCGGGCGGTGCGCGTCGGCGCTTATGTCACGCCGGGCAGCAAACTGCTGGCGGTGGTGCCGTTGCGCCAGGCCTATGTGATCGCCAACTTTCAGGAAACCCAACTGACCGACGTGCAGCCGGGCCAGGCAGTTGAGGTACGGGTCGACAGCCTCGGCGGCGAAGCCTTGAGCGGCCGCGTCGAAAGCATCGCGCCGGCGACCGGGGTGACCTTTGCTGCCGTGAAACCGGATAACGCCACTGGCAACTTCACCAAGGTCGTGCAGCGGATTCCGGTGAAGATCCTGCTTGAACCGGGTCAGCCGTTGGCCGAGCGACTGCGCGTCGGCATGTCGGTTGAAGCGCGCATTGATACCCGCCGTTCGGCGCCGGCGGTGCGTGAGGTGACTCAGCGATGA
- a CDS encoding NfeD family protein — translation MNSRCCAFALLLLLSGSALAADVPLTAVNPVGLWLITLGIAFLIAEAALPNYGVIGLGGIIMFVIGALILGNAELPVPMIIGLGLISALLLIALIVRALKTRPRHAVSGDAGLVGSVTAVTTVQTENAHSGWVQLQGEHWQVHSTTPLHTGQSVRVVGRNGLLLKVAATDAVRHGE, via the coding sequence GTGAACAGCCGATGTTGTGCGTTTGCCTTGTTACTGCTGCTCAGCGGCTCAGCCCTCGCGGCGGATGTCCCGCTGACGGCGGTGAATCCGGTCGGCCTGTGGCTGATCACGCTCGGCATTGCCTTTCTGATCGCCGAAGCCGCGCTGCCCAACTACGGGGTGATTGGCCTCGGCGGGATCATCATGTTCGTCATCGGCGCGCTGATTCTGGGCAACGCCGAGTTGCCGGTGCCGATGATCATCGGCCTTGGCCTGATCAGCGCCCTGCTGCTGATCGCCTTGATCGTCCGTGCCTTGAAAACCCGCCCCCGCCACGCTGTCAGCGGTGATGCCGGGCTGGTCGGCAGCGTGACGGCGGTGACCACCGTGCAAACGGAAAACGCTCACAGCGGCTGGGTGCAATTGCAGGGCGAACATTGGCAAGTGCACAGCACGACACCGCTGCACACCGGGCAATCGGTGCGCGTAGTCGGACGAAATGGCTTATTGCTGAAAGTCGCCGCGACTGACGCGGTGCGACACGGAGAGTGA
- a CDS encoding MFS transporter: protein MTSLTVPAHIAAASPATAATPPMFGARIITGLIGVLLAVLVSGLNEMVTKVALADIRGALNIGYDEGTWLVACYAATSVAAMAFAPWCSVTFSLRRFTLCAISLFTLLGVLCPFAPNYESLLLMRTLQGLAGGALPPMLMTVALRFLPANFKLYGLAGYALTATFGPGLGTPLAGLWSEYVGWQWTFWQIIVPCLIAMAMVAWGIPQDPLRLERLKTFNWKGLLLGFPAICMLVIGLLQGNRLDWFESDLICALLGAGSLLLLAFLINEWSQPIPFFKLQMLGIRNLSFALMTLAGVLVVLQAVVLIPSSYLAQVQGYRPVQTAPIMLIAALPQLIALPLVAALCNLRWVDCRWVLGIGLSMLTLSCLGGSLLTSEWIRDNFYVLQWLQIFGQPMSVLPLLMLSTGSIQPQDGPFASAWFNTVKGLAAVVATGVIEALTTARLHFHSTMLIDNLGNSPLADGSDPGLAHRLHEQAVVLTSSDLYVCMAGVAVTLILLIFWLPTRIFPPRAPT from the coding sequence ATGACATCCCTGACGGTCCCGGCGCACATCGCTGCGGCCAGTCCGGCGACGGCGGCCACGCCACCGATGTTCGGGGCGCGGATCATCACCGGCCTGATTGGCGTGCTGCTGGCGGTGCTGGTCTCGGGCCTCAACGAGATGGTGACCAAAGTCGCGCTTGCCGACATCCGTGGCGCGCTGAACATCGGGTACGACGAAGGCACCTGGCTGGTCGCCTGCTACGCCGCGACCTCGGTGGCAGCGATGGCTTTCGCGCCGTGGTGCTCGGTGACCTTTTCGCTACGCCGTTTCACCCTCTGCGCGATCAGCCTGTTCACGCTGCTCGGCGTGCTGTGCCCGTTCGCCCCGAACTACGAAAGCCTGTTGCTGATGCGCACCCTGCAAGGCCTGGCCGGCGGTGCGTTGCCGCCGATGCTGATGACCGTTGCCCTGCGGTTCCTGCCGGCCAATTTCAAACTCTATGGCCTGGCCGGTTACGCGCTGACCGCGACTTTCGGCCCCGGCCTCGGCACGCCGCTGGCCGGTTTGTGGAGTGAATACGTCGGTTGGCAATGGACGTTCTGGCAAATCATCGTGCCGTGCCTGATTGCCATGGCGATGGTCGCCTGGGGCATTCCGCAGGATCCGCTGCGTCTGGAACGCCTCAAGACCTTCAACTGGAAGGGGCTGCTGCTGGGCTTTCCGGCGATCTGCATGCTGGTGATCGGCTTGCTCCAGGGCAATCGACTGGACTGGTTCGAATCGGACCTGATCTGCGCGCTGCTCGGCGCCGGCTCGCTGTTGTTGCTGGCGTTTCTGATCAACGAATGGTCGCAGCCGATCCCGTTTTTCAAGCTGCAGATGCTCGGCATCCGCAACCTGTCGTTCGCGCTGATGACCCTCGCCGGGGTGCTGGTGGTGTTGCAGGCGGTGGTGTTGATTCCGTCGAGCTATCTGGCGCAGGTGCAGGGTTACCGCCCGGTGCAGACTGCGCCGATCATGCTGATCGCCGCATTGCCGCAGCTGATTGCGCTGCCGCTGGTGGCGGCGCTGTGTAACTTGCGTTGGGTCGATTGTCGCTGGGTGCTGGGCATCGGCTTGAGCATGTTGACGCTGTCCTGCCTGGGCGGCTCGCTGCTGACCTCGGAATGGATTCGCGACAATTTCTACGTCCTGCAGTGGTTGCAGATCTTCGGTCAGCCGATGTCGGTACTGCCGCTGTTGATGTTGTCCACCGGCAGCATTCAACCGCAGGACGGGCCGTTCGCTTCCGCCTGGTTCAACACGGTGAAAGGCCTGGCAGCAGTGGTCGCCACCGGTGTGATCGAAGCGCTGACCACCGCGCGCCTGCATTTCCACTCGACCATGTTGATCGACAACCTCGGCAATTCACCGTTGGCCGATGGCAGCGATCCGGGCCTCGCCCATCGCCTGCACGAACAGGCGGTGGTGCTGACTTCTTCTGATCTCTATGTGTGCATGGCCGGCGTCGCGGTGACGCTGATCCTGCTGATTTTCTGGCTGCCGACGCGGATCTTTCCGCCGCGCGCGCCGACCTGA